In a genomic window of Bradyrhizobium sp. LLZ17:
- the ftsZ gene encoding cell division protein FtsZ, protein MTISINAPDIHELKPRITVFGVGGAGGNAVNNMITAGLQGVDFVVANTDAQALTMSKAQRIVQMGTAATQGLGAGSQPVVGAAAAEEVMDELRDHLSGANMVFVTAGMGGGTGTGAAPVIAKIAREMGILTVGVVTKPFHFEGGRRMRTAEAGINELHKVVDTLLIIPNQNLFRVANEKTTFADAFAMADQVLYSGVACITDLMVKEGLINLDFADVRAVMKEMGKAMMGTGEASGDKRALTAAEAAIANPLIDDSSMKGAKGLLISITGGKDLTLFEVDEAATRIREEVDQDANIIVGATFDEALDGLIRVSVVATGIEQAAIARNAQATSAPVANPAPQAQQAPAPAAAAESRLADLTARLRADNQRLADRAQKLETQTPAGAPAPRPNVERAALAAIAAAVADVPHAPAPMQTYGDVTVRPIAQKPTLFPEPDQVPTAVHEPMMPDTFIPPQAERAPVRAPRMPRLEELPMPAQAEIRQARGEMEEETPQKTRLSLLQRLANVGLGRRDEETEAPVAARTTGPAMPALPERKPQRSVAQQIAASEPVSEYARRPAPQGLDAHGRPAPVAPAPQGDDHLDIPAFLRRQAT, encoded by the coding sequence ATGACCATCAGTATCAATGCTCCTGATATTCACGAACTGAAGCCGCGGATCACCGTGTTCGGCGTCGGCGGAGCCGGCGGCAACGCCGTCAACAACATGATCACGGCGGGGCTCCAGGGCGTCGATTTCGTGGTCGCCAATACCGACGCGCAGGCGCTGACGATGTCGAAGGCGCAGCGCATCGTGCAGATGGGCACGGCGGCGACGCAAGGACTGGGCGCAGGCTCGCAGCCAGTGGTCGGCGCGGCCGCGGCCGAAGAGGTGATGGACGAGCTTCGCGACCATCTCTCGGGCGCCAACATGGTGTTCGTCACCGCCGGCATGGGCGGCGGCACCGGCACCGGTGCTGCTCCCGTCATCGCCAAGATTGCGCGTGAGATGGGCATTCTCACTGTCGGTGTCGTGACCAAGCCGTTCCACTTCGAGGGCGGTCGCCGCATGCGCACCGCGGAAGCCGGCATCAACGAGTTGCACAAGGTCGTCGATACGCTGCTGATCATCCCGAACCAGAATCTGTTCCGGGTCGCCAACGAGAAGACCACCTTCGCCGACGCCTTCGCGATGGCCGACCAGGTGCTCTACTCGGGCGTCGCCTGCATCACCGACCTGATGGTCAAGGAAGGCCTGATCAATCTCGACTTCGCCGACGTGAGGGCGGTGATGAAGGAGATGGGCAAGGCGATGATGGGTACGGGCGAAGCCTCCGGCGACAAGCGCGCGCTGACCGCCGCCGAAGCCGCGATTGCCAACCCGCTGATCGACGATAGCTCGATGAAGGGTGCCAAGGGCCTTCTGATCTCGATCACCGGCGGCAAGGACCTCACCTTGTTCGAGGTCGACGAAGCCGCGACCCGCATCCGCGAGGAAGTCGACCAGGACGCCAACATCATCGTCGGCGCGACCTTCGACGAAGCGCTCGACGGCCTGATCCGCGTCTCGGTCGTTGCCACCGGCATCGAGCAGGCCGCGATCGCCCGCAACGCCCAGGCCACCAGCGCTCCGGTTGCGAATCCGGCACCGCAGGCCCAGCAGGCGCCGGCGCCTGCTGCTGCTGCCGAGAGCCGCCTCGCCGACCTGACGGCACGGCTCCGCGCCGACAACCAGCGCCTGGCGGATCGTGCCCAGAAGCTGGAAACGCAGACCCCGGCCGGCGCGCCCGCGCCGCGTCCCAATGTCGAGCGTGCGGCGCTCGCGGCGATTGCCGCCGCCGTCGCGGACGTCCCGCACGCGCCTGCGCCGATGCAGACCTATGGCGACGTCACCGTGCGTCCGATCGCGCAGAAGCCGACGCTGTTCCCGGAGCCCGATCAGGTGCCGACGGCGGTGCATGAGCCGATGATGCCGGACACCTTCATCCCGCCGCAGGCCGAGCGCGCGCCCGTGCGTGCCCCGCGGATGCCGCGCCTCGAGGAACTGCCGATGCCGGCGCAGGCCGAGATTCGTCAGGCCCGTGGCGAAATGGAGGAAGAGACTCCGCAAAAGACCCGCCTGTCGCTGCTGCAGCGCCTCGCCAATGTCGGTCTCGGCCGTCGCGACGAGGAGACCGAGGCGCCGGTCGCAGCCCGCACCACCGGTCCGGCGATGCCGGCGCTGCCCGAGCGCAAGCCGCAGCGGTCGGTTGCGCAGCAGATCGCAGCCAGCGAGCCGGTGTCCGAATATGCCCGCCGGCCCGCACCGCAGGGTCTCGACGCCCATGGCCGCCCGGCACCTGTTGCGCCGGCGCCACAGGGAGACGACCATCTTGATATCCCGGCCTTCCTGCGGCGTCAGGCGACCTGA
- the lpxC gene encoding UDP-3-O-acyl-N-acetylglucosamine deacetylase: MKFSRQTTLRAQASVAGVGVHSGLPVTLTLGPAPVDAGFIFVRTGLEGSDREVQATAEQVIATDFATVLGDRSGPLVSTAEHVLAALRGMGVDNAIIEIDGSEVPIMDGSAAAFIAAIDQAGIVSQPAQRRSIQVLKPVSVRIGDSFGEIRPYANGFRAEVEIDFTNPVIGQQSYALDLNPERFRREVGRARTFGLMGDVARLWSAGYALGASFDNTVVFDDERLLNTEGLRYADECARHKVLDVIGDLALAGLPLLGAYRSVRGGHKLNHAVLTALLADRTAWRVVEGEAARRTTRPVVEVGSGMVGGRIAAAYGPDVS, encoded by the coding sequence ATGAAATTTAGCCGGCAAACAACGCTTCGTGCGCAAGCCTCCGTGGCCGGCGTCGGCGTTCATTCCGGTCTTCCCGTCACTCTCACGCTTGGACCTGCACCTGTCGATGCAGGTTTTATTTTTGTCCGCACCGGCCTTGAGGGAAGTGACCGCGAAGTTCAGGCGACCGCCGAGCAGGTGATCGCGACCGATTTCGCCACCGTCCTCGGTGATCGCAGCGGTCCGCTGGTCTCGACCGCCGAGCATGTGCTGGCTGCGCTGCGCGGCATGGGCGTCGACAACGCCATCATCGAGATCGACGGTTCGGAAGTACCGATCATGGACGGCAGCGCCGCCGCGTTCATCGCGGCGATCGATCAGGCCGGAATCGTCAGCCAGCCGGCGCAGCGCCGGTCCATCCAGGTCTTGAAGCCGGTTTCGGTCAGGATCGGCGACTCCTTCGGCGAGATCCGGCCGTATGCCAACGGGTTCCGTGCCGAGGTCGAGATCGATTTCACCAATCCCGTCATCGGCCAGCAGAGCTACGCCTTGGACCTCAACCCGGAGCGTTTCCGCCGCGAAGTCGGCCGGGCCCGGACGTTTGGCCTGATGGGCGATGTTGCGCGGCTCTGGAGCGCGGGCTATGCGCTCGGCGCCTCCTTTGACAACACCGTCGTATTCGACGACGAGCGGCTGCTCAATACCGAGGGCCTGCGCTACGCCGACGAATGCGCCCGCCACAAGGTGCTCGACGTGATCGGCGACCTCGCGCTGGCCGGCTTGCCGCTGCTTGGCGCCTACCGCTCGGTGCGCGGCGGTCACAAGCTCAACCATGCTGTCCTCACCGCGCTGCTCGCCGACCGTACCGCCTGGCGGGTGGTCGAGGGCGAGGCGGCCCGCCGCACCACGCGTCCGGTCGTCGAGGTCGGTAGCGGCATGGTTGGCGGCCGGATCGCCGCGGCCTACGGACCGGACGTTTCCTGA
- a CDS encoding outer membrane protein assembly factor BamD — MSAQRMTRGYLSGWPKASISARALLQAATFFLLALPLGGCGTGALWDKFTAKDDTFVEEPADKIYNEGLYLMNEKKDMKAATKKFEEVDRQHPYSEWARKSLLMSAYASYQGGDYDSCIGAATRYVTLHPGSPDAAYAQYLIAASHYDQIPDISRDQGRTEKAIAALEEVNRKYPNSEYAVSAKAKIEGARDQLAGKEMNVGRYYMQKRDYTAAINRYKAVVTQYQTTRHVEEALFRLTEAYMAIGIVGEAQTAAAVLGHNFPDSRWYKDAYNLVKSGGLEPSENQGSWMSRTFKKIGL, encoded by the coding sequence ATGTCGGCACAGCGTATGACGCGTGGATATCTCTCGGGTTGGCCAAAGGCTTCGATCAGCGCCCGTGCGCTGCTCCAGGCTGCGACCTTCTTCTTGCTCGCGCTGCCGCTTGGCGGCTGCGGCACCGGCGCGCTCTGGGACAAGTTCACCGCCAAGGACGACACTTTCGTCGAGGAGCCCGCCGACAAGATCTACAATGAGGGCCTGTACCTCATGAACGAAAAGAAGGACATGAAAGCGGCGACCAAGAAGTTCGAAGAGGTCGACCGCCAGCATCCTTATTCCGAATGGGCGCGCAAATCGCTGCTGATGTCGGCCTATGCGTCTTATCAGGGCGGCGACTATGATAGCTGCATCGGTGCGGCCACCCGCTATGTCACCCTGCATCCCGGCAGCCCGGATGCGGCCTACGCGCAGTACCTGATCGCCGCCTCGCATTACGACCAGATCCCGGACATCAGCCGCGACCAGGGCCGGACCGAGAAGGCGATCGCCGCGCTGGAAGAGGTGAACCGCAAATATCCGAACTCGGAATATGCAGTCTCCGCCAAGGCCAAGATCGAAGGCGCCCGCGACCAGCTCGCGGGCAAGGAAATGAATGTCGGCCGCTATTACATGCAGAAGCGCGACTACACGGCCGCGATCAACCGCTACAAGGCGGTGGTGACCCAGTATCAGACCACGCGTCATGTCGAGGAGGCGCTGTTCCGGCTCACCGAGGCCTATATGGCGATCGGCATCGTCGGCGAGGCGCAGACCGCGGCCGCCGTGCTCGGCCACAATTTTCCTGACAGCCGCTGGTACAAGGACGCCTATAATCTTGTAAAATCCGGCGGTCTCGAACCGAGCGAGAATCAGGGGTCCTGGATGAGCCGGACCTTCAAGAAAATCGGTCTGTAG
- the recN gene encoding DNA repair protein RecN — protein sequence MLARLSIRDIVLIERLDIEFASGLAVLTGETGAGKSILLDAFALALGGRGDAGLVRHGLEQGQVTAVFDVPKNHPATKILAENGLEDNGEMILRRVQLADGRTRAFINDQSISVQTLKAVGAALVEIHGQHDERALVDAATHRRLLDAFSGLEKDVAIVESLWDARRTANTALEEHRAGMERAAREADYLRHASDELKQLAPRDGEETSLASRRTTMMQGEKIASDLREAQEVVGGHNSPVAALAAAVRRLERRGVNSPALVEPAVKAIDIAINALEEADQHLQAALAATDFDPGELERIEERLFALRAASRKYSTPVDGLAALAAKYAADVVLIDAGASRLKKLEQAAIEADARYAAAAKKLSMARQKSAEKLNKAVNAELAPLKLERAKFMTQVETDESSPGPQGFDRVEFWVQTNPGTKPGPLMKVASGGELSRFLLALKVVLSDRGSAPTLVFDEIDTGVGGAVADAIGARLARLAGKVQVMAVTHAPQVAARADQHLLISKDALDKGKRVATRVNALAADHRREEIARMLAGAEITAEARAAADRLLKAATA from the coding sequence ATGCTGGCGCGTCTGTCGATCCGTGACATCGTCCTGATCGAACGGCTCGATATCGAATTCGCCTCCGGCCTTGCGGTTTTGACCGGCGAGACCGGGGCGGGCAAATCCATCCTGCTCGATGCCTTTGCGCTGGCGCTCGGCGGTCGCGGCGATGCCGGCCTCGTCCGTCACGGCTTGGAGCAGGGGCAGGTCACTGCCGTATTCGATGTCCCCAAGAATCACCCCGCGACCAAAATTCTGGCCGAGAACGGCCTGGAGGATAATGGCGAGATGATCCTGCGCCGGGTCCAGCTCGCCGATGGCCGCACCCGCGCCTTCATCAACGACCAGTCGATCAGCGTGCAGACGCTGAAGGCGGTCGGCGCCGCACTGGTCGAAATCCATGGCCAGCACGACGAACGCGCGCTGGTCGATGCCGCCACCCACCGCCGCCTGCTCGACGCATTTTCCGGACTGGAGAAGGACGTCGCGATCGTCGAATCGCTGTGGGACGCGCGACGCACTGCGAACACTGCGCTGGAAGAGCATCGCGCCGGCATGGAGCGCGCCGCGCGCGAGGCCGATTATTTGCGCCATGCCTCCGACGAGCTAAAGCAGCTTGCGCCCAGGGACGGTGAGGAGACCTCGCTCGCCTCCCGCCGCACCACCATGATGCAGGGCGAGAAGATCGCCTCCGACCTGCGCGAGGCGCAGGAGGTCGTCGGCGGGCACAATTCGCCGGTCGCGGCACTCGCGGCCGCAGTGCGCCGGCTGGAACGCCGCGGCGTCAACTCGCCTGCGCTGGTCGAGCCCGCGGTGAAGGCGATCGATATCGCGATCAACGCGCTGGAGGAGGCCGATCAGCATCTCCAGGCCGCCTTGGCTGCGACCGATTTCGATCCGGGCGAGCTCGAGCGCATCGAGGAGCGGTTGTTCGCGTTGCGCGCCGCCTCGCGCAAATATTCGACGCCGGTCGATGGGCTCGCCGCGCTCGCCGCCAAATATGCCGCCGATGTCGTGCTGATCGATGCCGGCGCCTCGCGCCTGAAGAAGCTGGAGCAGGCCGCGATCGAGGCCGATGCGCGCTATGCCGCCGCCGCCAAAAAACTGTCGATGGCACGGCAAAAGTCCGCCGAGAAGCTCAACAAGGCCGTCAATGCCGAGCTTGCCCCGCTCAAGCTCGAACGCGCGAAATTCATGACCCAGGTCGAGACGGACGAGAGTTCGCCGGGGCCTCAAGGGTTCGACCGCGTCGAGTTCTGGGTGCAGACCAACCCCGGCACCAAACCGGGTCCGCTGATGAAGGTCGCCTCCGGCGGCGAGCTGTCGCGTTTCCTGCTGGCGCTGAAGGTCGTGCTGTCCGACCGCGGCTCGGCGCCAACCCTGGTGTTCGACGAAATCGACACCGGCGTCGGTGGCGCGGTCGCGGACGCCATCGGCGCGCGGCTCGCGCGGCTTGCCGGCAAGGTGCAGGTGATGGCCGTGACCCACGCCCCGCAGGTCGCCGCCCGCGCCGACCAGCATCTCCTCATTTCCAAGGATGCGCTGGACAAGGGCAAGCGCGTCGCCACCCGCGTCAATGCGCTCGCCGCCGACCACCGCCGCGAGGAGATCGCGCGAATGCTGGCAGGGGCGGAGATCACGGCCGAGGCGAGGGCGGCCGCGGACCGGCTGCTCAAGGCGGCGACGGCGTAG